The Xiphophorus couchianus chromosome 22, X_couchianus-1.0, whole genome shotgun sequence genome includes the window ATAGACAGCTTCATTATCATTAATCTCATCAGCTTTTTCATTTATATCAAAGTGAAACAAACAGGATTATGaggttttcatttgcatttttttttacaaaagtctGTAGGCTCTTGTGTAGAGccttatttaaaaagttactcataattaaatcaatcaaagctacactgagaaataaaatatcaaaaattcaatttttttctgtttgctgttcaGTTGGAGTTGAAACTAAAAGTTTAAACGACCTTGCTCAACAGCTGCAACATTTCCTTTATTATGCAACAGGTGGCTTGTCAATCCCATAATATCACATGAAAAACTTGACATTTCAGAAGAGCTGTGTGTTCCTCAAGTGTTTTTCCCTCTTCGGCATCATTTTACACAAAGCGACTGTGTGAAATGTCTAGATTCcagaagaactttttttttatgaactgatTTGGTGTGAAAGcaggaaataaaaggaaatacacACTTTAGAGAAGTCCTGGTGTGTTTTCTTATCTGGTGTTTTGACTTGTTCATTACAGGGATCTTGGGAAAATAGAAGGAATTAAtgacatttcagattttttttctttcagtattcAAACATGGTGGAAGAAAAGGATCTAAATTAAATGTATAGGActctttctcctttttcaaCATAACATTACAAATCTTGCAGAGtaatctttcctgtttttaatcttCTGTTTATTATCTTCCGGCTCCATTGTGTTACTTATTGTAACAACAGAGTGTGTCAAGTATAAATCTTCCAGCATGTGTGAGTAATAGGGTTGGAGCAGGGCGGTGGCCATGTGCAAAGTAGTTATTTACAGTCCAATTAACTTCTGCACCTCACTTTCATTCTTACCTCAACAGGCTATACTACCTACTCTtctatttaataaatgaaaaatatcctCTTCAGTAGACTGTAATacaagtcttcagtcagaggcgtcTTGAGAACCACTGTAATACCGACTGCTAGTGGGAATTCTCTGAAGAAACTTAGGTAgtacaatatttaaattcaatttaggattaataaagtgttttataaatgaattgaattaaatttagaTAAACACCACCTGGTAttaaaacaccaacacaaagaaaactgcCAACTCAAAAGTAaacaatcacataaaaatagtaaagtgcattaaaaaaagaccGTTAGCCTTAGTAAGCTAGCAATAGCGGTTAGCCTGGTAACTGAGGGCGATTGTTAGTAAATCTTTCTGGTTCTTTCTACcatattatgttttatgtaaGTTTTTCATCAACATATTCTCTTTCAGAAATTCTTTACCACattgtgtgaattttgaaacATCTACtgctaataaatgttttgactttgtaGCTATAGGCTAAACATTTTGTGTGCTTTGtagccatgtttgttttgtagtttaggGCTTGTAGGCTAGCTAAAGTCATACAGCTAAAACCTCGAAAGAAGTTGTGGTATACACAGTATATACTTTGAAAACTGGgtaaaaataactgaagttTACATGAAGAACTAATCGTGTGCAGATGTTTTGTGAGGGTAATTTATGACATTATCATGCGTCTGAGGTTTTAATAGCATTAGCACTATGCCAGGTGTAGGCATACATTATTGTAACTCACAGATAATACAATGAAACTTTCAATccgttttattttctctttgcttaGTGATTTTTAAACTGACCAGACATTACCACAATAGATAGTCAATAGTTTCTGTTGAGCTTGAAGTCTGGTTTCACTTTTTAAGTGGTAGGATTTGATCATTAATATAGTTCTGCTGTGCTTAAACAGAGAAGTGAATGTCAAGCTTACAACCAAATTTGTGATGAACATTTTGGTTTGGGGTCGAAGACAACTTAAAATGAAAGTGCAAAGTCAAGAGGAATCACCTAAATACACTGTTGTCTAGTCACTGAGGGGAAGGCATTCAAATTAATACTTTAAATAACACTATAAAATTGGAGTTTTCTACATATTatcaatttaattcaattcaaaaatactttatttatcccaaacgCAATTTATacaagtatcttcaaagagcTGTTGTGGATGGTGAAGGTTATCTAATAGCAGTCAGTCCTCCAACGACTCTGAAgacgcctctgactgaagactgttgctgtttgaacttccttcttctctctcttttctctctggtCCTGTTCTGCAATGATGAAGcctcctctgggatttggggtaATAGTTCAGCTatttttgagcttttgagatgctaaccAGCAGCTCTACTGTAAAACTCTGCCTCTACGTTTACGAGTCATAGCAACTGTCCTAAAGCAAAAAGGGAAGAGCAAAAATTCTATGTTTATGTTCAGAACCATTCAGATGTTTCTCATACACATCTAGAATCTTCTTGCAAATATCTGGTGGCGTTTCTGCTTTCGATTTCTTCTGTTTACATGGACTCAGTATAATCTTTACTCTATGTTCACGGTATTAGCAGGACCACAAACACCCACAAATACTGTAACTAAACTACTCAAGATTCCTCTCTAGAGCCGTTTATAACTGCCTATTAAAATAGTTCAAATACCAAATATACCTTGATATTCATTAATAAGCATAGGGGAAACACTTTGGGGTTCAGACCATTAGCACCAAGGGAAATAAATGCCGCTCTTCGATTGGCTGGTTTACAAATGCCAGCCAAGTAGCACTGTGGCTACGTATTCCAGCtctcatatttaaaatatgctctaccaaaaatccacaaaaacacaaattttaggCCCATAATCTGGATTCAAGTTCCACAAATAGATCTGCAAAtgctgaaatgtgaaaaattgtaCTTAATTGTCATCACTGTGGAAGTATTTGCTACCAGAACACCAAGCAGATATCGGCAATGACCCATTAACATCAATAAAGAATGGTCGATGGTACTTGACAGTTAGCATGagggaatatatatatattttgtaaatacagtatatattgtATTTACTCCAAACATTATGCTAATATTGTCACCAAATGTCGGTACGTTGGTCTCATCGGTCAAAATTAGATTGTTCAAATTTAAGGTCCTGCTAAGTTTTATTCTTTACATAGAAAAACATATACTTGTTTAGCTCTTTTCTTATTGTAAAGTAATGAATTTGATCAGTGACCATGTTAACTGAGAGAGATAGATATAGTCTCACATTTCCCCTCttaaaacgttttgtttttgtatctttgttttaataaattcaataaaaatcaaaaagaacatttttactttctttctatCAAGACTGATAGtgtaaacataataaaaaaacgacatagaaAAGaccaatttattatttattaggaaataaaaattttaccaaaaaacaagagaaaatacAAATCAGTTAATTATCAAACCTTGTACAATATTAATCAAAACAGACACGTCTATTTAAGCTCCCAAAACCCTGTAAGGCAACAagtaagaaaatataaacattgaCCAGTGCCAGTGTTGGTCCATAACCATATCCAATTAAGAAAACATCCCCAAACATTcagctaaataaacaaaacaataaatcatataAAAGGGATGTGAAAGTACAAAACATATGTTAGAAATGCTCTGAGAACTCTGGATAACACAAGCAATCACTGACATGACATAGTCATTACAAAGGAGAGACACCACTCAATGTGCCTTCCTCGACTTCCTCAATGGAAATTTCAGTACCTTGCCAGTTCTTGAGTGTTTAAGCACGATTACTGCTTTTACTCTCAACTATGGCTAACATGCATGCACAGAGTACACCTAACAGCAATGCTCTGCAACAAAAAATCTAGACAAGAAGCAGTGAAGTACTTTCAGTAACatccaaagaaattaaaagtgaaattatgctgtttatatatacatatttgtgtgtttttaacagACTAAATCTTATAACATTCAGTACTCGATATGTTGACAGTGAATTCAACTTTGcataatgaacaaaaagaaacacagtaCATTCacttcttcaaatattttaactttgtcCTGGAAGACGTTATCCAGCTGTTTTATCAACTCACCAGCACCAGTCTAAAGAATGGTTTGTCCCTACAGAAGCCAGCTAAATCCACGTTAGCCAACTTAAACTGACCAGTTTCAGTTCCAGTCACCTACGGCAAGCTACATGGACACTTTCTGCATCTCCTCCAGCGTCACAAATTATCAAAAGTTAAATCAGGAATCAAGATGTCTTACTTGATTCACTTAGGAAAGAATACCTTTTTTTGGTGGGAAAGCTCTTCTAAAACGATAAATTGTACCGTTTTCAAACAATATCTGGTTCTGGATCCAACTGACTGCCGAAGCCGGTTGAGTACCAACCCAGACCGACGCCAGGCGAGCCTCATGGGGCCAGTGCAAACTGGCTTTGCAAAGCTAAACAGATTCTCCTGATAAAAACCAACCGTTTCTCATTACTTATTTACCCTGCGGAGAAGATTTGGCCCAGTCGGCCAGATTTGCGTAGCGGACCTCCGGCACCATCCCAAAAGGGAGATTCGCGAGCGGCTGGGTGACGCCGCCGACGTCGTGCCGCCTCGGATCCACGTTGGCGCAGTTGCTCAAGGGGCGAGGCAGCAGGTTGGTGTACGTATTTTCCTGGCTCTCTCTTTGGGATTGCATCAGAGGGCTGCCGCCATCTTGTCCGACAGAAACCTGAGGCTCCTGCTTACACTGGAAGACGGGCCCTCCAACAAGACCCTTCAGGAAATCCTCACTCGCCATTCCCTCTAGGAAGGGGAAAGAGCCCAGGCCTTGGGACCCGTCTGCCGGTACCGATCCGTTATAGTTGCTGGTGTTGTTGTGGGCGTGTGGGACGGTACCGAAGCCTTGCCATATGTTCTGGAGACCTTGACTCTGGTTGGCCATTTGGTTCTGGGAATCAGAGTTCAGATCGTCTctttgatgctgctgctggaacagCAGCTGGGATTCGGACGGGTTCATCATATTCCCCGGAACGACCGTGTCCAAACACTGCAGATCCCTCATGGAGAGCTGAGGGAGGACATTGTTCTCACAGCTGCCCGGGTCCAGTTTGTGCTGGTAACCAGTTCCACGACTCGGATGGTGCGGCCTGCTGCTGTTTGGGTGGTTGCCAATGGATACCGATGGGTTAATAGTGACCGTTTCCATCATGGGGGAGGCCGGATTGACCCACTGATTACTGAGCTGTACGTTATGAGCCTGTGATGTCATCATGGCGCCGGTGGCCTGGGCTGGCGGTTGGTAGGACGGGTTAAATACTGGAGTCTGCTGGGCCATGGACGCCGCAGTCTGCCTCAGGTACATGCCACTGTGGtctgggcaaaaagaaaaaacacattttagtggATGTTCGTCTTTTATTCGCCTAAATAAGAGACTTTTACCACAGTAAcatttttcaagcattttcaaggtaacTTTGGAgtgaaaacaatacaaataaactaaaaaagagttttaattCACTGTTATATgatataatttcattttaatatttttttgtggaagTATTGTACACTCAACAGCAGGGACAAGGTAaactaaataaagcaaaatttcATGCTTTGAAATTCCTCTCCAGTCTGAGAACAAAACGctaatttaacaaaagaatCTTGCAATTTTAGTAACTTTGTTTAATATGAtggagaataaaataaaataacgaGAATAAATATGTAACAGAATAAAGTCCTAATATTATGAATTAGTAATAAATAGTAATACTATTTACTGCTTATGAATAAAATACTATTTActaatactatgactttattcttgtaattttatttttttggttacTTAATGTGGCCCAAATACTCCGATGTagttcaacataaaaaataagacaatcaATAAGTGATTGAGTCattaagaataataaatatCCATTACAATGAAACAATCCAAGCAAATCATGTTAAAGTAAATGACCTTCCTCTTCAAATTAAACacttaaacacaaataaataaattaaaataattctggCTAAGATTTCTAATAATTTCTgtataatgagaaaaaaatgtatctctTCTTATTATGTGTATgaaaaaatctggtttcaactgtgatgttttccaaatttaagcttttaatgaaatgttagATTGTAGTTTACTGCAAAAACAGTGCAGTTTGAATCAGTCACTTTCTGGTACTCTATACAGAAATGAAACACTTTCCAAACCTAGAAACCACCTAAATGAAATTCAAGCCTCTGTATGAACACTGAATATAAAACTAGTCACCTTTCCTCGTGTGAGCCATTTGGCTGTGAGGAACAGCCTTTGGCCTGGGCATTTGAAAACCAGCCAACGAACTACCTAAAGATAAAAAAGTGAGAAACatgattattaattattaaattattatttaactgGAGTGAAATCACTGCAGCAGAATACACAGGATCACAGTTCATACCTGTGAGTCCCGATCTCTTAAACAAATCCTCTATTTTGCGTTTTTTCTCATTGTAGCCGTAGGGGTCTAAAGAGGAAACAGAAGTTTTCATGAATAATGGAGTCTTGTTTAACAGAAACAACGTGGCGAGAGTTTCTTATCACCTTTGTTCTCGGGCAGATATCTGAAATCCATCGGTTCGCTGACTTCCTGGTCGGAGGGCCGGCGCAGCTGCATGTGCACGGTGACCGACTCGGTTATGTTGGTGTGGAAGTACGGCGGCGTCTTGAACACGATCGCCACTTGACGATGAACGTCAGCTTGGGAAAAAGAACCTCTGGCCTCCCATCCGTTGGAGGAGAAAAATCTCACCTCGATGTCATCTGTTGGGAAAAGAGTTGATGGGATGACGGGATGATAGTAGCAATACATAATCCAGTCTGTTCTTTCATAAAATCTAAGGGTTACTTTCTGAAACTTTCCCAAAAGTAATGAGGAAATTCTGCAAAAGCAACATCTAATTTCTAGGTACGTTTTTGAAACTAGTTAGTAAGTAAGTTCCCTGATGCCAATCTGAAAATTCTGAGTAAGATCCAGAAAGGTTCTGGGTAAGTTCAGGAAAGTAACAATTAAGTTTCTGAAACACAACCtgtgcatttttaatgtagCCTCTAATTTTGCATTCATTCAGATACTTTATTGAAAGCAACACGCTAGTTCTGTAAACATAACCATTAGATTCATGGTACGTTCTGTGAGTTACGAGAAAGTAGCCTGTATATTTAGGTAAGTtaaatatatctaaatatttaaatatctaaataattcCAGAACTTACTGGAAGGAAGTTCTGGaaggaagaacatgcaaactgaaggcacatttgaaaaagtaacaaGTTATTATAACTTGTAAGGTTCAAGCTAAGTTCTGAAAAGTCAGTTCAGGGAAAGAACTAGTAAGTTTTTAAGAACATATAagatcaaattaattttaaatttccagaaaaaaactgttgagTTCTCAAGTTTCCAGAAAGTAATATGCAAATTAGAACCAGAAACATGTAAGTTCAATTAAAGAACTAGTAAGTTCTCAGAAACATGTAAGTTCAACGGAACATGTAAGCTACTGAAAAAAAATGGCATGTTCCCAGAAAGTAACATGTAAGTTTAGTTAAATAACTAGTAAGTTTCCAGAAAGTAATATATAAGTTCAAGGAAAGAACTACTAAGTTCTTTAAAAGTAACATAAGTTTGTGAAAACAGCTAGTAGGTTCCCATAAAGTATCATAAGTTCAGTTAAAGAACTAGTAAGTTTCTAGAAAGTAATGTATAAGTTCAGTTAAAGAACTTG containing:
- the rel gene encoding proto-oncogene c-Rel, producing MDVLMPSILEGDPHLMAEPTVQIFEQPKQRGMRFRYKCEGRSAGSIPGEKSSDNNRTYPSLQILNYCGKGKVRVYLVTKNEPYRPHPHDLVGKDCKDGFYEAEFGPDRRVIAFQNLGIQCVRRREVKDAILQRITRGINPFNVPKEQLMQTEEYDLNVVRLCIQVFLQDETGHYTRRLNPIVTNPIYDNRAPNTAELRICRVNRNSGSVKGGDEIFLLCDKVQKDDIEVRFFSSNGWEARGSFSQADVHRQVAIVFKTPPYFHTNITESVTVHMQLRRPSDQEVSEPMDFRYLPENKDPYGYNEKKRKIEDLFKRSGLTGSSLAGFQMPRPKAVPHSQMAHTRKDHSGMYLRQTAASMAQQTPVFNPSYQPPAQATGAMMTSQAHNVQLSNQWVNPASPMMETVTINPSVSIGNHPNSSRPHHPSRGTGYQHKLDPGSCENNVLPQLSMRDLQCLDTVVPGNMMNPSESQLLFQQQHQRDDLNSDSQNQMANQSQGLQNIWQGFGTVPHAHNNTSNYNGSVPADGSQGLGSFPFLEGMASEDFLKGLVGGPVFQCKQEPQVSVGQDGGSPLMQSQRESQENTYTNLLPRPLSNCANVDPRRHDVGGVTQPLANLPFGMVPEVRYANLADWAKSSPQGK